GATGCAATATCGTAATTTACAGCATAAATCGGGCAAGATATTTTAATGATGAAGCTTCCTTTTTCTGTTTGTTCCATCTTACAAGCGTCCATAAGTTCATTTGCTTCAGACCTGCGAAGTTTTGCATGATGTTTTTGTGGAGAAAGAATGCTGCATGCTGTAGCAATAAGTGCTTTTTTTATTGCTTCCATTGTTTGAACGGCTCTCGTAAATGGGATTTGATATTCAGTTTTTGTTTGTAATCGCATACGAATTGTGTCTGAACTAGTTGAACGCCAATCGCTAATAATCTGTTCTGGTGTTCTTTCTTCGATTATAGATAATTTTTCAGCAAGTCTTGTTATGAGTTCAGGATAGTCATCCAATTCTGATTTTATAGGTATTTGTAACTGCCTGTTTAAATATTTTTCATTTTTATATAACTCAATACTTGGAGGAAGATCATCAACATACTTCCAACCATGTTGTGTGACATAGGCAAGAATATCTTTTGGATTGATATCATTCAATAGTTTATAATTCATATTTAATATCTTCCTTTTTTGAGATTCTTATCATTAAATCTTTTAAGCTTTGGACTGTAAGTACATTTTCAGTTGGAATATATATAGTTTGTATTGTATCATTTTTGCTTGGCGGAGCTCCACGTAAACTGACCCAATACGCAACCCCTTTTAAAAGAAGTTGTTCTTCAGAAATATAAAGCCAATCTTCATGATTTTTAGGTAATTGTAATAAGATAAGAAATTTTCTTCCTCCTGTATTTTCAGATCTTAATTTATTATACTGTTTTATTCCTTTAAAAGGATATGATATTTTTTTTGTATTAGTAATAAGTTCTTGTGATGTTGCTTTTAGTTGAATTTCGATTTCAAAATCTTCTAAAACAGATAATGGATCTGGCTTAATTCCTGCGCCAACTCTTGCATCTACAATACGATAAGAGTCTTCAAGCCTGTTACTATAGGAACAAGTAAAACCCGCTTGTGAAGCAACAGCATGTAAATATGCGTAACTTAATTCTGCTTCAGTCTCATTCAGCGAAATTGTCATTTTTGTAAACTTTCATCTATAAACGTGTGAGCGCCATTACTGAAACAAATTTCTACAGAAATTTAAGCAATGAGTGATACTTAAGTAATCATTTAAGTTTTTTAAGACACATATCTTTTTGTCTTAAAAGACTTTCATCGTATAAAAAACCTTTAAAAAATCAAGAAAAGCTCACCACATCTTTTCTGAACGTAGCCACTTCTTAAGTTTTTTTGTGATTAAAACAGAGGAATTTCGTTGCACTCGATTTATAGGGTAAAATTAAATGAGAGCTTTTTTCTCAAGATTTTTTCACAATCCAAAGAGTTTGCGTATTCTTGCTGAATCTGTGATGCCATCTAGTGAGATTGAAAAAAAGTAAGGGACTTGCCACTGCTGAGTTTTTATTGCGTCGTTTGCGACAGGTTTTGCCCAAGAGGGATAAACGCGAATGGCACGTTTTCCTCCCTTGCCATGGGATGACATAATTCCCTTTGAGACAAGTAAGCTTTTATTAAAAATAAATTGGCCATTATTAGTATTGTTAGAGACGTTTATCACAATAAAATCGACACCATCTTGAGTATCAATGGGTGCAATTTTATTTAGCGGCGCCGATCGTTTCCATAAAGTAACAAATTGACCAATTTTGGTTGGTGTTGTTTTTGCAATTCGGAAAACAACATGACACCCACTTATTACAAATCGGCAAGCACCATAATCAGAACTTTCTGCTTCACGTATGATATTTGAAACGTTTAGATGTGCTGGGCTATAAACAGTTTTGATGGCAGTAATTAAATCTGTTGGAATATCTGTAAATTTATTTTTTGGAAAATCTTTTTTGTCAATATTAAGCATTCACAAAATCTTCTTTAATAAATTGTTCGATTAAATAATTAGAACGCATGTCTGCTAAAAAATTATAAGCCGTTGTTTCGTTGCCAGCGGCATCGGTGTTGGTAAAGGCGTGAGTACTCAATCCAAAGGAAATAAAAGTGTAGTCGGCTTGGCATGCTTTCATTTCGTGATGAAAATTTTTAATGTCTTCGTCTGAAACCATGGGATCGCGAGCGCCATGCAGCACCAGCATTTTAGACATTTTTTGTTGCGGGGTTGCGCGTAACTGTGAATTTAATAAACCATGCACCGAAATGGCTCCATGCAGATCGCTTGTCATGCGTGCTAAAAGTAACGACGAAGCTCCACCAAAACAATATCCAATTGAAAATATTTTATTGTGCTTCACAATAGGATTGCGTTTTAATAGCTCATATGGAGCCATAATACGCTTTTTATAAGTTTCAAAATTTTGGGTGATAGAGCTCATAAGTTTTGCAGATTCGTCAAAAGTAGATCCACATTGTTGGTTGCCATACATGTCTGCAACCAAAACACAGCAGCCCATGGTAGCCAGTTTTTCTGCTACGCGTTTTTGCTTTTTGTTCACGCCCCAAAAGTTAGTGTACATCACTATACCTGGCACTTTATAACCTTGGGTTTGCGGTTCTACCAAATAGCCTGTGCAGGTGGTGTCTTCGACGCGGTAATCAATGTTGGTTGTTTTCATTTGTATGTTCTCCTTAACTAAACAAATTTAAAATCTATAATTTCGTATTCACGAGTTCCTGCTGGTGCTTCAACAACAACAATTTCGCCTTTGCTTTTATTGAGAAGCTCATGACCAAGCGGAGATTTCCAACTAATTTTTTTTAAATTTAAATTGGTTTCGTCTTCGCCAACAATTTGGTATTCAAATTTTTTACCTTGTTCGTTTTCTAAGGTAACGGTTGCGCCAAATAAAATTTTGTGTCCAATTTGTTCTTTTGGGTTCACGATTCTGGCTGCAGAAATTCGTTTATCTAAAAACCGCAAGCGTCTGTCGATTTCGCGCAGTCTTTTTTTGCCATATTGGTATTCGGCGTTTTCGGAGCGATCGCCTAATTTGGCGGCCGCAGAGACCTCTTGTACCACAGTGGGGCGTTCTTTTTTAGAAAGCTCGTTAAATTCATCAAGCAATTTTTTATAGCCATCAGGAGTAATTAAATTGGGTGCTGTGGCATTGTTGTGATTATGTGTTTTTTGTGAAGTTACTTGTGCTCGTGTCGCATTCATCAATTATCCTTTAACGTGTCGCCAATTTTAAATTAAGAATATTATGCTTTTTTGTCAGTAATAATTTGCTCAAAGATTCCTGCAACATGAAAGTTAGCAACTTTGTCTTTTTTGCCTTGCAAAATGTCTCGTTGCATTATGACGCCATCGCGACAACTTGGGCAACCGCTAACAACCGCTTCTGCTGGTTCTTCACGAATTTGTTCAAACAATTTTTCAGAAATTTTGGTACCAATTTTAGGGTGTTTGAGTCGCCCCGTGCCTGATAAACCACAGCATTTATCATAAGCGGCTACACTTTTGTAGTACATCTTGAGCAGTTGTATTTGTGCTTCTGTGGCAGCTTTGGTGTTATGACAAGGTACTTTTAACCCAACTGTTTTTAAAATTTTATTCTGAGGTTTAGTAAATGGAATAGCCACTGCAGCATCCATTTTATTTATTAAGTTTACAGCAATCTCTGCGGTGTCTTGAACGTCAAAGGTTATTTGTTTGATGTCAAAATCTTCAGGAATACGACTACGAATCCTGACTGTTTCTAAAATATTTTCATTTTTAAGCAATGCACGCATTTCTCGAATTGCTTCGCAACATGTTGGGCAGTTTGAAAAAACCACAAAGTGGGGAATTGCAATCATTGATGCGCGGTGCTCTTCTACGAGTTTAAAAATGCATTTTGCAATTTCAATCAAACTTATAATTTGACTTTGTTTTGCGCGTTCGTGCAATCCATCTGCTTCAAATGGAAATCCACAGCACATCTTTTTTTCTAAATCAACAAAACGAGCATGCAATGTGTCTTTAAAAAATGTGTCTACACTTGTTGAAGCTTGTGGATTGCCAAATGTGTCCATGCAGCCACGGTAGCGAATGTAAACTGTTTGTGTATCCAATTGATCGTGCGCCACATATTTGTTGTGCGTATTGTTTGCGGCAATCACAACAAAGTTGTCATTTTGGTCATGACGAATGCCGTGCTCAGAGGGTTCGTAATGGGTGAGTGAAAGTGTGGGCGGTACAGTATACGTTTTTAGCCAATCAGGGATAAATTTAATTTTTCTAATAAATTTAAGAATAGGCGCGCTCAACATCATAATAAAGGCAAGAATTTTATAGGTCATAGATTTAAATACATCTTCGCCCATAAGGCGTTCGTATACAAAGCCCCATAATTTTGAACCCATAGAGGGTAGCATGCCCATTTGATGGTAGGCGCGCATTAAGGGATGCATTTCAATATCAACAGGACATGCTTTGTCGCATCTGCGGCAGTAAAAACATTTGGATAAAAGTGCAGCACTTTCTTTCATCATGGTTGATGTTGTGGCAATAACTTTTAATAATGCAGACGAATTTTGAGTTTGTTCGGCAGTTTTACGAGCATGCGCAATGTATTCCATAAACATTAAAATATTGCGTTTACTTGGAAGTACAGAAAATTTGCTCTTGCGTTTGCGTTCGCGCTCTAACTCGTGTTCGGCATCAATCACTGGGCATACCTTACAACTGTTGCAGCGCGTACACTTTTGTCCTTCGGCAATTGCAAAATGTTCGCCGGTTAATCGTTGAATTTGAGGATCAAGGTGTTCTAAATTGAGATCGTTGTTTAAGGTTACAGAAATATTTTGTGCCGCATTTTTGATAAATTCTGCGCTTGTGTTGAGAAGCCTTGCGCGCAATGCGCGAGAATGACTTGTTCTTAAAAACAACGTTTCTGGATTAAAAAGGTTATTGGGATCGAGAGTGTCTTTAATTGAACACATTCTCGTAAAGTCTTCTGTGGGAATATAATTTAACCATAAAAAAGGCGCTTTGCCTGCTACGCCATGTTCTCCGGTAAAACGGGCACTGCCGTGCCGGTCTGTAGTGGGTGCAAGACTTTGTGCTTTGCCAATCACATTTTCTAAATAATCCCACGCAATATCGGCTTGTTCTTCGTCATAAAGGTCAAACCCTCCTATATTCCAATGAATAATTGCTGTGTGATTAGGAGTTAAATGACCAAACAGCACATCTTGTTTTTGAATAGAAGTGCTTCGAGGTTGGGCGTGTTCAACAATTTTTAATACTTCGCCAAGATATTCGGTGCGAATTTCCATGTCTGTTTTGCATTTTGTGCGCAATTTTTTTGGCAATTCTTCACGTGGTTTACGGAGTATTTCAAACTCTTCAATTCCTTCGCTTTGTAAAAGAGGAGATGTTTTTGTAACTTTAAGAATAGCCTCTTCTTGTTTTAAGCCCATTTTGCTAAGAGAATGATTCAAAATTGTTTCGTTGAGGTTGTGGCGTTTTTCGCAGAGCTCTTTAGAGTCTCCTTCTACTGCAAAAATAATAACGGCTTCATCTTTTTCTGAAAACACGTTTGGAAAATCTTGCAAAAGGTAACGGCGGATACTTTGTCCTGAAATAAATTCAAAATACTCGGGTTGTTCAGTTTTGGGTAATGTTTTAATGGCTCGTGTAGCTGCCATCGCCGCTTCAACGCTTGCAAAATGCCATCGCGATCCTTGTAACCAAGGTAACGGTTTTTCTATTTCAAATGTCACTTCATAAATAAATCCTGTGCATCCTTCTGCGCCCACAAAAGCAGAAATTGGTAACGTAGGGCTATTGGCCATTGTATCTTTGCTATTATTGTTGGAATTTTTGTGCAGCGCCTGTTGTGCTTTCATGTTGGCTGCGGCTTTCATGCCTTGCAGAGGAACAACAATACCTTTTGAGTTGGGAGTGCGGCAGACCTTTAGTTTTGCCATTTCAATGGAATGCCATGTTTTTTGAAAACGACTAATATTCGTAATGCTAAAAAATTTACGGGCTAATAAAAATGGTTCGTTATTGATGCATTCGGTTTCTTCTGCGTCTGCGGCAAAGCAAACCGCAGCTCCTTGAGCCGCAATTGCGCGTCCGTGTAAAATGACTTCAAACGCTTTTCGCCCTCCGTTGCTACCTGTTGCCGCAATCCCTCCCGTTGCAGCTCTTGGCGTATTGGGATCGCAGCGCAATACGTATCCTCTTTTACTGAGGTAGGCGACAAGATCTTTAAAAGGTACACCAGCACCAACAGATATTTCATACTTTCCTGGTGTTCTGCGACTTTGTTGAATTTGTGAAATGTGATCGATGCCCCGAACACTAATTGTGACAGCGGAAGCCATGGGTGTGACACCCATATTATAGCCTCCGCCTTCTCCATAGGGGATCATCGGGATTTTGTGTTGATACAATAATTGTACAATAGACTGAAGTGCTTTGGGAGAATAAATATGAATCACAGCCTCTGTGACAAGGGCTCTATGCTCCATACTATCAGCGGAAAAAGCTTCACGGTCGAGCCATAGCGCAGAAAAATTTCCTTCGCCCACAATCGAAATAATTTGTTTTTTTAAAGTTTTGAGCTTGTGGCGAATTTCAAATGTGTTTTCGACTCTTTGATTGATAAAGGTGAGCAATTCGGGAGCTACATTTTTTTGGAGCTGTGGCAAGATGTGTTCATAGTATTCGTTGCGCGTGAGTAAACTTGGTAGATACGTGTGTTTGCCTGACGTGTTGGTTCCTAAAAAAGGTTGCATTTTTTGCGCGACATCATGCGGCATGGGGGGCATAAGTCCAGAGAGCTCAAGCCAGTTGTCGAGTTCCGCTGAATTCATATTGTGATCCTTTTTTCTTAAAATTCTTGAGTTGATAGTTTTTCTTCATTGAAAGACAACAGATTGCATAAAATACGATCGCGAACTGCTTTGAGTTGTTGTGCTTTGTATTGCTCGTGGGAAGCAGGACCAAATTTTGCAAGTTGGTAACTTTCTTGATCCATAATTTGAATTTCAATCGGAAAATAATGAGCAAAACATTGCGGAATAATTGTTTCCATCCAGGGTTCTTGGCGTAATGCGGCAGTATACCGACGAAGCTGATTTGCCATTGATTCTAATACAACAAATGCGGGATTGGGAGTACGAACCAGATGTCTGACTGTAAATTGAAGGGAACGATAATGTTGGCTTGAAAAAGAGTTTACTTTTTTAGGAAACTCTTCGCTTGAAAACCCCGACCACACTAGGTTTTGGCACATAGAACCAAATTCTGCATCTGTTAACGTACCGCATGAGTGCAGTTCTTTTAAAAAATTTAAAGTTTTTTTAGGTTGTTTAACATTTAATAAAGAATTGCGTGTTCGTATAGAAACAACTTGATGTGGAATGATAATATCTGCATCAATTAGTAACTTAAGCAGTAATGGTATTTCGTTAGAGTGTTGCACAACAAAACGAACGCCTAGATAATCAAATACTTCATCAACAATACTATCTGGTTTATGAAGAAGTTTTAAGATAATACTTGTTCGTGTTTTGGCTTCTTTCCATTCTACTTTATTTAACGAAACAGTTAAATTTTTAAAGGTGCAGCGTAATGTTTCGTTACTGTTTTGATAAATATTACTACGAATTCGTTTAAAAATTTGTTCGCGAGCATCATCGATTATATGTAATCTTCCACTGTACTGTAAATTTGATATTGAATACATCACTTTTAGAATTGCACAACACCAAAGTCTTAAGTAGCGTTTGCGCGGTTTATTTGAACTGGCAAAAATTAAGAGTTCTCGATGATTTTTAATTTGTAGTAATTGTGAAGGAAAGACGAGCTGTTCGCGCTCTTCTGTTGTGAAGAGAACATGGCGGATAAAAAAAACAGCTTCTCCAAAAAACTGTTCAAATTGTTTTGTGTGAATTGGATCGTTTAAGTCAAAACCGCAGTTCTTTAAAAAATTATCTGCTTGTTGCTCTGATGTAAAATTTAAATTTCGCTGCGAAAAAGAATTTTTAAAGCCAAGGATCACTTCAAATTCTTGCCATGGAATTTGCCAAAACGATTGCAGTGATCGGATGTTGTTGTCTTTATAACTTGTTTTTTCTCGCAATGCTTGCATTTCTTTCAAGTAGTAACCCCCAAAACCGACAAAATCCAGACGTTTTCACTCGCTATGAACCTGGAATAGCTATTCTATATTTGTCAGCAATTCATTCAAAAGGAAAGGAGGCGAGAATTGGTTAGCCAAAAAAAACTCTTTGTGACAGCAAGTATTCAATCCTTTTGTATTGTTATGTGTCTATTTTTTAATGCATTGGTGAGTCACGTAGCTTTAAGTGCAGAAGAAAAAAAGAAAGACACGGCTGCCGCAGCAACTCCGCCGCCGCCTCAAGCAGCACCACAAACCCCTGGGCAACCGGGAGTAGGGGCGGGTGTTGGCGGTGAAATGCCTATGGCTCCAGTTCGTTCATTGCCGCGTCACATGGAATTTCCAAGAATTACATATGGTAGTGAACCTTCAGTTGAAGGAGAAATGGAACACCATTTTACTTCAATGCGTTTTTGGTATGTTGCAATTATTGCGTCATGGAATCCTCGTTCTAGCGAAATTGCAGAAGTTTTTAATAAAAACTACAAGCAATTTGCATTGCGAAAGATTGGAGTGATTGCATTGTTTTCGAATGACACAGTGGTTTCTGTGACAGAGTGGCGCAAAAAAAATAATTTGTTATTTTTAAATGATTTTGCTTCACGCAATTTGTTAGATGCATTAAAAAATCCTAAAGTGCCTACAGTTTGGCTTGTTGGTAGCCAGGGAGAAATTTTGCA
This region of Spirobacillus cienkowskii genomic DNA includes:
- a CDS encoding FAD-binding and (Fe-S)-binding domain-containing protein produces the protein MNSAELDNWLELSGLMPPMPHDVAQKMQPFLGTNTSGKHTYLPSLLTRNEYYEHILPQLQKNVAPELLTFINQRVENTFEIRHKLKTLKKQIISIVGEGNFSALWLDREAFSADSMEHRALVTEAVIHIYSPKALQSIVQLLYQHKIPMIPYGEGGGYNMGVTPMASAVTISVRGIDHISQIQQSRRTPGKYEISVGAGVPFKDLVAYLSKRGYVLRCDPNTPRAATGGIAATGSNGGRKAFEVILHGRAIAAQGAAVCFAADAEETECINNEPFLLARKFFSITNISRFQKTWHSIEMAKLKVCRTPNSKGIVVPLQGMKAAANMKAQQALHKNSNNNSKDTMANSPTLPISAFVGAEGCTGFIYEVTFEIEKPLPWLQGSRWHFASVEAAMAATRAIKTLPKTEQPEYFEFISGQSIRRYLLQDFPNVFSEKDEAVIIFAVEGDSKELCEKRHNLNETILNHSLSKMGLKQEEAILKVTKTSPLLQSEGIEEFEILRKPREELPKKLRTKCKTDMEIRTEYLGEVLKIVEHAQPRSTSIQKQDVLFGHLTPNHTAIIHWNIGGFDLYDEEQADIAWDYLENVIGKAQSLAPTTDRHGSARFTGEHGVAGKAPFLWLNYIPTEDFTRMCSIKDTLDPNNLFNPETLFLRTSHSRALRARLLNTSAEFIKNAAQNISVTLNNDLNLEHLDPQIQRLTGEHFAIAEGQKCTRCNSCKVCPVIDAEHELERERKRKSKFSVLPSKRNILMFMEYIAHARKTAEQTQNSSALLKVIATTSTMMKESAALLSKCFYCRRCDKACPVDIEMHPLMRAYHQMGMLPSMGSKLWGFVYERLMGEDVFKSMTYKILAFIMMLSAPILKFIRKIKFIPDWLKTYTVPPTLSLTHYEPSEHGIRHDQNDNFVVIAANNTHNKYVAHDQLDTQTVYIRYRGCMDTFGNPQASTSVDTFFKDTLHARFVDLEKKMCCGFPFEADGLHERAKQSQIISLIEIAKCIFKLVEEHRASMIAIPHFVVFSNCPTCCEAIREMRALLKNENILETVRIRSRIPEDFDIKQITFDVQDTAEIAVNLINKMDAAVAIPFTKPQNKILKTVGLKVPCHNTKAATEAQIQLLKMYYKSVAAYDKCCGLSGTGRLKHPKIGTKISEKLFEQIREEPAEAVVSGCPSCRDGVIMQRDILQGKKDKVANFHVAGIFEQIITDKKA
- a CDS encoding MepB family protein, which translates into the protein MLNIDKKDFPKNKFTDIPTDLITAIKTVYSPAHLNVSNIIREAESSDYGACRFVISGCHVVFRIAKTTPTKIGQFVTLWKRSAPLNKIAPIDTQDGVDFIVINVSNNTNNGQFIFNKSLLVSKGIMSSHGKGGKRAIRVYPSWAKPVANDAIKTQQWQVPYFFSISLDGITDSARIRKLFGL
- a CDS encoding DUF4365 domain-containing protein, translated to MTISLNETEAELSYAYLHAVASQAGFTCSYSNRLEDSYRIVDARVGAGIKPDPLSVLEDFEIEIQLKATSQELITNTKKISYPFKGIKQYNKLRSENTGGRKFLILLQLPKNHEDWLYISEEQLLLKGVAYWVSLRGAPPSKNDTIQTIYIPTENVLTVQSLKDLMIRISKKEDIKYEL
- the greB gene encoding transcription elongation factor GreB, with the translated sequence MNATRAQVTSQKTHNHNNATAPNLITPDGYKKLLDEFNELSKKERPTVVQEVSAAAKLGDRSENAEYQYGKKRLREIDRRLRFLDKRISAARIVNPKEQIGHKILFGATVTLENEQGKKFEYQIVGEDETNLNLKKISWKSPLGHELLNKSKGEIVVVEAPAGTREYEIIDFKFV
- a CDS encoding dienelactone hydrolase family protein; translation: MKTTNIDYRVEDTTCTGYLVEPQTQGYKVPGIVMYTNFWGVNKKQKRVAEKLATMGCCVLVADMYGNQQCGSTFDESAKLMSSITQNFETYKKRIMAPYELLKRNPIVKHNKIFSIGYCFGGASSLLLARMTSDLHGAISVHGLLNSQLRATPQQKMSKMLVLHGARDPMVSDEDIKNFHHEMKACQADYTFISFGLSTHAFTNTDAAGNETTAYNFLADMRSNYLIEQFIKEDFVNA
- a CDS encoding TIGR04552 family protein → MQALREKTSYKDNNIRSLQSFWQIPWQEFEVILGFKNSFSQRNLNFTSEQQADNFLKNCGFDLNDPIHTKQFEQFFGEAVFFIRHVLFTTEEREQLVFPSQLLQIKNHRELLIFASSNKPRKRYLRLWCCAILKVMYSISNLQYSGRLHIIDDAREQIFKRIRSNIYQNSNETLRCTFKNLTVSLNKVEWKEAKTRTSIILKLLHKPDSIVDEVFDYLGVRFVVQHSNEIPLLLKLLIDADIIIPHQVVSIRTRNSLLNVKQPKKTLNFLKELHSCGTLTDAEFGSMCQNLVWSGFSSEEFPKKVNSFSSQHYRSLQFTVRHLVRTPNPAFVVLESMANQLRRYTAALRQEPWMETIIPQCFAHYFPIEIQIMDQESYQLAKFGPASHEQYKAQQLKAVRDRILCNLLSFNEEKLSTQEF